A section of the Oryza sativa Japonica Group chromosome 1, ASM3414082v1 genome encodes:
- the LOC4326254 gene encoding GDSL esterase/lipase At1g28600 has product MEMNWFRDLLGLLCPDDLADCNDMMNQSLFLVGEIGGNDYNHPLICGVSIRKIRSFTPSVIAEISSTITELIRLGAKTLVVPGNLPIGCIPYYLMIFKSGKKEDYEPETGCLRWMNGFSQYHNKLLMDELENLRKLHPDVAIIYADYYGAAMGIFFSPEQFGIENPLAACCGGGGPYGVSETARCGHGEYKVCDDPQLYGSWDDYHPSEAVFKAIAIGLLRGSYTQAPLACPQITELGSSVEYKVLYDL; this is encoded by the exons ATTGCAACGACATGATGAATCAATCTCTGTTCTTAGTCGGAGAAATTGGTGGCAACGATTACAACCATCCTCTTATCTGTGGGGTATCCATTAGAAAGATTCGCAGCTTCACTCCGAGTGTCATTGCCGAAATTTCTTCCACAATCACT GAATTGATCAGGCTTGGAGCCAAGACGTTAGTTGTTCCTGGTAATCTCCCAATTGGATGTATTCCATACTATCTCATGATATTCAAGAGTGGTAAGAAGGAAGATTATGAGCCAGAGACAGGTTGCCTCAGGTGGATGAACGGGTTCTCgcaataccacaacaaacttctTATGGATGAACTGGAAAATTTACGGAAGCTTCATCCTGATGTGGCCATCATCTATGCCGATTACTATGGAGCTGCTATGGGAATCTTCTTTTCCCCTGAACAATTTG GAATTGAGAATCCTTTGGCAGCTTGCTGTGGTGGAGGAGGACCTTATGGTGTATCTGAAACTGCAAGATGTGGACATGGTGAATACAAGGTGTGCGATGACCCTCAACTGTATGGGTCATGGGATGACTATCATCCATCAGAAGCTGTGTTTAAGGCCATTGCAATTGGCCTGCTACGGGGTTCATACACACAAGCTCCACTCGCGTGCCCACAAATTACAGAGCTCGGTTCTTCTGTTGAATACAAGGTCCTCTATGATTTGTAG